Proteins from a genomic interval of Rosa chinensis cultivar Old Blush chromosome 2, RchiOBHm-V2, whole genome shotgun sequence:
- the LOC112189336 gene encoding NDR1/HIN1-like protein 13 has translation MLSAKSESDMTSLAPSSPSRSPKVPVYYVQSPSRDSQVSHDGDKSSSMQATPIYNNSPMESPSHPSFGRHSRNSSASRFSGIFRSSSGRKGSRKQQRNNDKGWPECKVIMEEGDYDDLDKALSRRMQILIALFGFVVLFTIFCLIIWGASKPFKAEVLVKSLTVSNVYVGEGSDFSGVPTKMLTVNGSLRFTVHNPASIFGIHVSSTPINLLYSDISVATGQLKKYYQPRKSSRTVSVIFEGTKVPLYGAGSSLKYSSTGALAPIPVTLNFEIKSRGYVVGHLVKTKHIRAISCPLVIDPTVTKALKLKQSSCTYD, from the exons ATGCTTTCAGCAAAGTCAGAGTCCGATATGACTAGCTTAGctccatcatcaccatcaaggTCCCCAAAGGTTCCTGTGTACTATGTTCAAAGCCCTTCAAGGGATTCACAAGTCTCACATGATGGAGACAAGTCCTCCTCAATGCAGGCCACTCCAATTTACAATAATAGCCCTATGGAGTCACCCTCCCACCCCTCCTTCGGCCGGCACTCAAGGAACTCCTCCGCGAGCCGGTTCTCAGGGATTTTCAGGTCCTCCTCAGGGAGGAAAGGCAGCCGGAAGCAGCAGAGGAACAATGACAAGGGGTGGCCGGAGTGTAAAGTGATTATGGAAGAAGGGGATTATGATGATCTTGATAAGGCTTTGTCGAGGCGTATGCAGATCTTGATTGCTCTCTTTGGCTTTGTGGTGTTGTTTACTATCTTCTGCTTAATCATTTGGGGAGCAAGCAAGCCTTTCAAAGCTGAGGTTTTAGTCAAG AGCTTGACAGTTAGCAATGTCTACGTTGGCGAGGGTTCAGACTTTTCAGGGGTTCCAACAAAGATGCTGACAGTGAATGGCTCACTAAGATTCACTGTACACAACCCTGCTTCAATTTTTGGCATTCATGTTAGCTCCACACCCATCAATCTTCTCTATTCAG ACATTTCTGTTGCAACTGGTCAG TTAAAGAAATACTACCAGCCAAGAAAGAGCTCCCGAACAGTATCAGTGATCTTTGAAGGAACCAAGGTTCCTCTGTATGGGGCTGGATCAAGTTTGAAATACTCTTCGACTGGTGCTTTGGCTCCAATTCCAGTAActttaaattttgaaatcaaGTCTCGAGGCTACGTCGTTGGACATCTAGTGAAAACCAAGCACATAAGGGCAATCTCATGTCCTTTGGTTATAGATCCCACTGTCACCAAAGCCCTCAAGTTGAAACAGAGTTCATGCACTTACGACTGA